The following are encoded in a window of Scophthalmus maximus strain ysfricsl-2021 chromosome 6, ASM2237912v1, whole genome shotgun sequence genomic DNA:
- the LOC118309071 gene encoding R3H domain-containing protein 2 isoform X12, with the protein MSVSLTTDIQQEGESGLLIEPCSRGKTSPQPQGTKEGAGEGLEPEDSASQDAQKRGPNHSHGRKRSKSNAKLKLVRSLAVCEESSGPFSNDGPPESDIIQLHISCPSDKEEEKSSKDEYENDEKEKKDKTPRKMLSRDSSQEYTDSTGIDVHEFLVNTLKNNPRDRMMLLKLEQDILEFINDDNNQYKRFPQMTSYHRMLLHRVAAYFGMDHNVDQTGKAVIINKTGNTRIPEQRFSEHIKDERNMDFQKKFILKRDDASMDKDDNQIRVPLQDGRRSKSIEEREEEYQRVRDRIFARESSQNGYINDSRLSTEGYCSSSQKRRQIFRGNRESSSRASSSRQSSTDSDMKCLEPRPWSSTDSDSSNRTLRPPVTKSSSFSGISILTRGDSLGSNKGSQGSCKGSRSASQSSRSLLPCPSQPPQQPQPPPQTALLPTPQQHPMGNHMIAQPVASLQPSQPVSYSSPSCPQVLLPVSPPQQYTMGEELAPQFSQMTLSRQGSSENPEPPPMYQAPPTVLSQHPPPQTAYIMATTGQPMPPPSGYQPATGHPHPPPPPPPPSQPVMQAPPPPQGYMQPPPPQQIQVSYYPPGQYPSSGQQYRVPQPMSHQVSYPAQRTQPMPQPTQQSGLQTMMPSQQPSYQSMMGVQQPQNPGLLNSQRAGMGGQMQSIMVQYPQMPSYQVPVGNENQQVVQQQYQQQVMVPVSQSVQGPMPVYYSVITPTQQNSTSPSVSYLQPPSNEQYQITQSPSPCNPQQLQQQYSGVPPPGPGVMVMQLSVPNGPQPSQNPPLVQWNPCKYYSIEQRPGKPGELYKPDNTPQASTQLTSPLASPTQSPTPSPSGSVSSVCPGLGPLPLISQFPRPGGPAQGDGRYSLLGQPLQYSLCPPALLHGQSSYSSHQGQGVMKHGARGKKQTLKSASTDLGTTDVVVSRVLEVTDLPEGISRPEAEKLFNQLSMCGAKIQWLKEPPGGRGGAVGCGPCPGAGLSGPGACVGAGGVKGDGGDPAHLYTVVAVFPSTMAAQSASFKLNNSGASLFKLRAAKKNYDLRVLERASSQ; encoded by the exons ATGTCAGTGAGCCTGACAACAGACAtccagcaggagggagagagtgggctACTCATTGAGCCCTGCAGTCGAGGCAAGACCTCCCCTCAACCACAGGGCACCAAGGAGGGGGCAGGGGAGGGCCTGGAGCCTGAGGATAGCGCCTCACAGGATGCACAG aaacGAGGTCCTAACCACAGCCATGGCAGGAAAAGGTCCAAG TCTAATGCCAAACTGAAGCTGGTACGGAGTCTGGCAGTGTGTGAGGAGTCCTCTGGTCCATTCTCCAATGATGGACCTCCAGAATCG GATATCATCCAGCTTCACATCAGCTGTCCGTCAgacaaggaagaggagaagtCCTCAAAGGACGAGTATGAAAatgatgagaaggagaagaaggataAGACTCCGCGAAAGATGCTCTCGCGTG ACTCCAGTCAGGAATACACTGATTCCACGGGCATTGATGTTCACGAGTTTCTGGtcaacacactgaaaaacaatcCCAG GGATCGAATGATGCTGCTCAAACTAGAACAAGATATCCTGGAGTTCATTAATGATGACAA CAACCAGTATAAGAGGTTTCCCCAGATGACTTCTTATCACCGTATGCTGCTGCACCGCGTGGCTGCCTACTTCGGCATGGACCACAATGTGGATCAGACGGGCAAGGCCGTCATCATCAACAAGACGGGCAACACACGCAT ccCTGAGCAAAGGTTCTCTGAACACATCAAGGATGAACGTAATATGGACTTTCAGAAGAAATTCATCCTTAAGAGAGATGATGCCAGCATGGACAAGGATGATAATCAG ATCCGTGTGCCACTGCAGGACGGACGGCGTAGCAAGTCCATTgaagagcgagaggaggagtATCAGCGAGTACGAGACCGGATCTTTGCCCGAGAA TCCTCTCAAAACGGATACATCAACGACAGCAG ACTTTCCACTGAGGGCTACTGCTCTAGCTCTCAAAAGAGGAGGCAGATCTTTAG AGGGAATCGCGAGAGCTCCAGCCGGGCATCTAGCAGTCGTCAAAGCAGCACAGACAGTGACATGAAGTGCCTGGAGCCACGGCCCTGGAGCAGCACCGACTCGGACAGCTCCAACCGCACCCTCCGGCCACCCGTCACTAAGTCCAGCAGCTTCTCTGGCATATCCATCCTTACCAGAGGGGACAGCCTTGGCAGCAACAAAGGTTCACAGGGAAGCTGCAAAGGCTCTCGTTCCG CCTCCCAGTCCAGCCGTAGCCTGCTTCCCTGCCCATCACAGCCACCACAGCAGCCCCAGCCACCGCCTCAGACTGCCCTGCTGCCCACCCCACAGCAACACCCCATGGGTAACCATATGATTGCTCAG CCGGTGGCGTCTCTGCAGCCCTCTCAGCCTGTCTCCTACTCCAGCCCCTCCTGCCCCCAGGTTCTCCTGCCAGTTTCTCCTCCCCAGCAGTACACAATG GGAGAAGAGCTGGCTCCCCAGTTCAGCCAGATGACACTGAGTCGGCAGGGGTCCAGTGAGAACCCTGAGCCTCCCCCTATGTATCAGGCTCCACCCACGGTGCTGTCCCAGCACCCACCTCCTCAGACCGCTTATATCATGGCTACCACGGGTCAGCCTATGCCGCCTCCGTCTGGGTACCAGCCTGCAACTGGACACCCtcaccccccacctccaccaccacctccatcgCAGCCGGTGATGCAGGCTCCACCGCCCCCGCAAGGCTACATGCAGCCCCCTCCACCGCAACAG ATACAGGTGTCATACTACCCCCCTGGTCAATACCCCAGCTCAGGCCAGCAGTACCGTGTGCCCCAGCCCATGTCTCACCAGGTGTCTTATCCTGCCCAGCGCACACAACCTATGCCTCAGCCCACACAGCAGTCAG GTCTCCAGACGATGATGCCCAGCCAGCAGCCGAGCTACCAGAGCATGATGGGTGTGCAGCAGCCCCAAAACCCTGGTCTGCTCAATTCCCAGAGGGCAGGCATGGGAGGACAGATGCAAAGCATAATGGTCCAGTACCCACAGATGCCATCATATCAG GTGCCCGTGGGAAACGAGAATCAGCaggtggtgcagcagcagtaCCAGCAGCAGGTGATGGTACCAGTCAGCCAGTCTGTCCAGGGGCCCATGCCTGTCTACTACAGTGTTATCACACCCACACAGCAGAATAGCACAAG CCCGTCAGTCAGTTATCTGCAGCCCCCCAGCAATGAGCAGTATCAAATCACACAGTCACCATCCCCCTGCAACCCtcagcagttgcagcagcaaTATTCAG GAGTTCCCCCTCCTGGGCCTGGGGTGATGGTCATGCAGCTCAGCGTCCCCAATGGGCCACAGCCTTCCCAGAATCCTCCTCTGGTCCAGTGGAACCCATGCAAATACTATAGCATAGAGCAGAGACCCGGCAAGCCAGGAGAGCTCTACAAACCTGACAACACtccacag GCCAGTACCCAGCTGACAAGTCCCCTGGCCTCCCCCACTCAGTCTCCCACCCCATCTCCCTCTGGCAGTGTCAGCAGCGTCTGTCCAGGCCTCGGACCATTACCCCTCATTTCCCAGTTTCCCCGGCCTGGAGGACCAGCCCAAG GTGATGGGCGCTACTCTCTGCTGGGGCAGCCTCTCCAATACAGCCTCTGTCCGCCAGCCCTCCTACATGGCCAGTCCTCCTACAGCTCCCATCAG GGCCAAGGAGTAATGAAACACGGGGCGcgaggaaagaaacaaacactcaaGTCTGCATCAACAGACCTCGGCACCACTGATGTTG TGGTGAGCCGAGTACTGGAGGTAACGGACCTGCCAGAGGGGATCTCACGTCCAGAGGCCGAGAAGCTCTTCAACCAGCTGTCGATGTGCGGTGCCAAGATCCAGTGGCTGAAGGAGCCACCTGGGGGCCGGGGGGGAGCGGTGGGCTGCGGCCCCTGTCCCGGCGCCGGTCTGTCGGGGCCTGGTGCCTGTGTGGGAGCCGGAGGAGTGAAGGGTGACGGCGGCGACCCAGCTCACCTCTACACGGTGGTGGCGGTGTTCCCCAGCACCATGGCCGCCCAGAGTGCTTCCTTCAAACTCAACAACAGCGGAGCCAGCCTCTTTAAACTGAGGGCAGCCAAAAAGAACTATGACCTGCGTGTGCTCGAGAGAGCCAGTTCTCagtga
- the LOC118309071 gene encoding R3H domain-containing protein 2 isoform X9, producing the protein MSVSLTTDIQQEGESGLLIEPCSRGKTSPQPQGTKEGAGEGLEPEDSASQDAQKRGPNHSHGRKRSKSNAKLKLVRSLAVCEESSGPFSNDGPPESDIIQLHISCPSDKEEEKSSKDEYENDEKEKKDKTPRKMLSRDSSQEYTDSTGIDVHEFLVNTLKNNPSRDRMMLLKLEQDILEFINDDNNQYKRFPQMTSYHRMLLHRVAAYFGMDHNVDQTGKAVIINKTGNTRIPEQRFSEHIKDERNMDFQKKFILKRDDASMDKDDNQIRVPLQDGRRSKSIEEREEEYQRVRDRIFAREVSYFLQSSQNGYINDSRLSTEGYCSSSQKRRQIFRGNRESSSRASSSRQSSTDSDMKCLEPRPWSSTDSDSSNRTLRPPVTKSSSFSGISILTRGDSLGSNKGSQGSCKGSRSASQSSRSLLPCPSQPPQQPQPPPQTALLPTPQQHPMGNHMIAQGEELAPQFSQMTLSRQGSSENPEPPPMYQAPPTVLSQHPPPQTAYIMATTGQPMPPPSGYQPATGHPHPPPPPPPPSQPVMQAPPPPQGYMQPPPPQQVHLSQASGIQVSYYPPGQYPSSGQQYRVPQPMSHQVSYPAQRTQPMPQPTQQSGLQTMMPSQQPSYQSMMGVQQPQNPGLLNSQRAGMGGQMQSIMVQYPQMPSYQVPVGNENQQVVQQQYQQQVMVPVSQSVQGPMPVYYSVITPTQQNSTSPSVSYLQPPSNEQYQITQSPSPCNPQQLQQQYSGVPPPGPGVMVMQLSVPNGPQPSQNPPLVQWNPCKYYSIEQRPGKPGELYKPDNTPQASTQLTSPLASPTQSPTPSPSGSVSSVCPGLGPLPLISQFPRPGGPAQGDGRYSLLGQPLQYSLCPPALLHGQSSYSSHQGQGVMKHGARGKKQTLKSASTDLGTTDVVVSRVLEVTDLPEGISRPEAEKLFNQLSMCGAKIQWLKEPPGGRGGAVGCGPCPGAGLSGPGACVGAGGVKGDGGDPAHLYTVVAVFPSTMAAQSASFKLNNSGASLFKLRAAKKNYDLRVLERASSQ; encoded by the exons ATGTCAGTGAGCCTGACAACAGACAtccagcaggagggagagagtgggctACTCATTGAGCCCTGCAGTCGAGGCAAGACCTCCCCTCAACCACAGGGCACCAAGGAGGGGGCAGGGGAGGGCCTGGAGCCTGAGGATAGCGCCTCACAGGATGCACAG aaacGAGGTCCTAACCACAGCCATGGCAGGAAAAGGTCCAAG TCTAATGCCAAACTGAAGCTGGTACGGAGTCTGGCAGTGTGTGAGGAGTCCTCTGGTCCATTCTCCAATGATGGACCTCCAGAATCG GATATCATCCAGCTTCACATCAGCTGTCCGTCAgacaaggaagaggagaagtCCTCAAAGGACGAGTATGAAAatgatgagaaggagaagaaggataAGACTCCGCGAAAGATGCTCTCGCGTG ACTCCAGTCAGGAATACACTGATTCCACGGGCATTGATGTTCACGAGTTTCTGGtcaacacactgaaaaacaatcCCAG CAGGGATCGAATGATGCTGCTCAAACTAGAACAAGATATCCTGGAGTTCATTAATGATGACAA CAACCAGTATAAGAGGTTTCCCCAGATGACTTCTTATCACCGTATGCTGCTGCACCGCGTGGCTGCCTACTTCGGCATGGACCACAATGTGGATCAGACGGGCAAGGCCGTCATCATCAACAAGACGGGCAACACACGCAT ccCTGAGCAAAGGTTCTCTGAACACATCAAGGATGAACGTAATATGGACTTTCAGAAGAAATTCATCCTTAAGAGAGATGATGCCAGCATGGACAAGGATGATAATCAG ATCCGTGTGCCACTGCAGGACGGACGGCGTAGCAAGTCCATTgaagagcgagaggaggagtATCAGCGAGTACGAGACCGGATCTTTGCCCGAGAA GTGTCCTATTTTTTACAGTCCTCTCAAAACGGATACATCAACGACAGCAG ACTTTCCACTGAGGGCTACTGCTCTAGCTCTCAAAAGAGGAGGCAGATCTTTAG AGGGAATCGCGAGAGCTCCAGCCGGGCATCTAGCAGTCGTCAAAGCAGCACAGACAGTGACATGAAGTGCCTGGAGCCACGGCCCTGGAGCAGCACCGACTCGGACAGCTCCAACCGCACCCTCCGGCCACCCGTCACTAAGTCCAGCAGCTTCTCTGGCATATCCATCCTTACCAGAGGGGACAGCCTTGGCAGCAACAAAGGTTCACAGGGAAGCTGCAAAGGCTCTCGTTCCG CCTCCCAGTCCAGCCGTAGCCTGCTTCCCTGCCCATCACAGCCACCACAGCAGCCCCAGCCACCGCCTCAGACTGCCCTGCTGCCCACCCCACAGCAACACCCCATGGGTAACCATATGATTGCTCAG GGAGAAGAGCTGGCTCCCCAGTTCAGCCAGATGACACTGAGTCGGCAGGGGTCCAGTGAGAACCCTGAGCCTCCCCCTATGTATCAGGCTCCACCCACGGTGCTGTCCCAGCACCCACCTCCTCAGACCGCTTATATCATGGCTACCACGGGTCAGCCTATGCCGCCTCCGTCTGGGTACCAGCCTGCAACTGGACACCCtcaccccccacctccaccaccacctccatcgCAGCCGGTGATGCAGGCTCCACCGCCCCCGCAAGGCTACATGCAGCCCCCTCCACCGCAACAGGTACACCTCTCGCAGGCATCAGGC ATACAGGTGTCATACTACCCCCCTGGTCAATACCCCAGCTCAGGCCAGCAGTACCGTGTGCCCCAGCCCATGTCTCACCAGGTGTCTTATCCTGCCCAGCGCACACAACCTATGCCTCAGCCCACACAGCAGTCAG GTCTCCAGACGATGATGCCCAGCCAGCAGCCGAGCTACCAGAGCATGATGGGTGTGCAGCAGCCCCAAAACCCTGGTCTGCTCAATTCCCAGAGGGCAGGCATGGGAGGACAGATGCAAAGCATAATGGTCCAGTACCCACAGATGCCATCATATCAG GTGCCCGTGGGAAACGAGAATCAGCaggtggtgcagcagcagtaCCAGCAGCAGGTGATGGTACCAGTCAGCCAGTCTGTCCAGGGGCCCATGCCTGTCTACTACAGTGTTATCACACCCACACAGCAGAATAGCACAAG CCCGTCAGTCAGTTATCTGCAGCCCCCCAGCAATGAGCAGTATCAAATCACACAGTCACCATCCCCCTGCAACCCtcagcagttgcagcagcaaTATTCAG GAGTTCCCCCTCCTGGGCCTGGGGTGATGGTCATGCAGCTCAGCGTCCCCAATGGGCCACAGCCTTCCCAGAATCCTCCTCTGGTCCAGTGGAACCCATGCAAATACTATAGCATAGAGCAGAGACCCGGCAAGCCAGGAGAGCTCTACAAACCTGACAACACtccacag GCCAGTACCCAGCTGACAAGTCCCCTGGCCTCCCCCACTCAGTCTCCCACCCCATCTCCCTCTGGCAGTGTCAGCAGCGTCTGTCCAGGCCTCGGACCATTACCCCTCATTTCCCAGTTTCCCCGGCCTGGAGGACCAGCCCAAG GTGATGGGCGCTACTCTCTGCTGGGGCAGCCTCTCCAATACAGCCTCTGTCCGCCAGCCCTCCTACATGGCCAGTCCTCCTACAGCTCCCATCAG GGCCAAGGAGTAATGAAACACGGGGCGcgaggaaagaaacaaacactcaaGTCTGCATCAACAGACCTCGGCACCACTGATGTTG TGGTGAGCCGAGTACTGGAGGTAACGGACCTGCCAGAGGGGATCTCACGTCCAGAGGCCGAGAAGCTCTTCAACCAGCTGTCGATGTGCGGTGCCAAGATCCAGTGGCTGAAGGAGCCACCTGGGGGCCGGGGGGGAGCGGTGGGCTGCGGCCCCTGTCCCGGCGCCGGTCTGTCGGGGCCTGGTGCCTGTGTGGGAGCCGGAGGAGTGAAGGGTGACGGCGGCGACCCAGCTCACCTCTACACGGTGGTGGCGGTGTTCCCCAGCACCATGGCCGCCCAGAGTGCTTCCTTCAAACTCAACAACAGCGGAGCCAGCCTCTTTAAACTGAGGGCAGCCAAAAAGAACTATGACCTGCGTGTGCTCGAGAGAGCCAGTTCTCagtga
- the LOC118309071 gene encoding R3H domain-containing protein 2 isoform X4 produces the protein MSVSLTTDIQQEGESGLLIEPCSRGKTSPQPQGTKEGAGEGLEPEDSASQDAQKRGPNHSHGRKRSKSNAKLKLVRSLAVCEESSGPFSNDGPPESDIIQLHISCPSDKEEEKSSKDEYENDEKEKKDKTPRKMLSRDSSQEYTDSTGIDVHEFLVNTLKNNPRDRMMLLKLEQDILEFINDDNNQYKRFPQMTSYHRMLLHRVAAYFGMDHNVDQTGKAVIINKTGNTRIPEQRFSEHIKDERNMDFQKKFILKRDDASMDKDDNQIRVPLQDGRRSKSIEEREEEYQRVRDRIFARESSQNGYINDSRLSTEGYCSSSQKRRQIFRGNRESSSRASSSRQSSTDSDMKCLEPRPWSSTDSDSSNRTLRPPVTKSSSFSGISILTRGDSLGSNKGSQGSCKGSRSASQSSRSLLPCPSQPPQQPQPPPQTALLPTPQQHPMGNHMIAQPVASLQPSQPVSYSSPSCPQVLLPVSPPQQYTMGEELAPQFSQMTLSRQGSSENPEPPPMYQAPPTVLSQHPPPQTAYIMATTGQPMPPPSGYQPATGHPHPPPPPPPPSQPVMQAPPPPQGYMQPPPPQQVHLSQASGIQVSYYPPGQYPSSGQQYRVPQPMSHQVSYPAQRTQPMPQPTQQSGLQTMMPSQQPSYQSMMGVQQPQNPGLLNSQRAGMGGQMQSIMVQYPQMPSYQVPVGNENQQVVQQQYQQQVMVPVSQSVQGPMPVYYSVITPTQQNSTSPSVSYLQPPSNEQYQITQSPSPCNPQQLQQQYSGVPPPGPGVMVMQLSVPNGPQPSQNPPLVQWNPCKYYSIEQRPGKPGELYKPDNTPQASTQLTSPLASPTQSPTPSPSGSVSSVCPGLGPLPLISQFPRPGGPAQGDGRYSLLGQPLQYSLCPPALLHGQSSYSSHQGQGVMKHGARGKKQTLKSASTDLGTTDVVVSRVLEVTDLPEGISRPEAEKLFNQLSMCGAKIQWLKEPPGGRGGAVGCGPCPGAGLSGPGACVGAGGVKGDGGDPAHLYTVVAVFPSTMAAQSASFKLNNSGASLFKLRAAKKNYDLRVLERASSQ, from the exons ATGTCAGTGAGCCTGACAACAGACAtccagcaggagggagagagtgggctACTCATTGAGCCCTGCAGTCGAGGCAAGACCTCCCCTCAACCACAGGGCACCAAGGAGGGGGCAGGGGAGGGCCTGGAGCCTGAGGATAGCGCCTCACAGGATGCACAG aaacGAGGTCCTAACCACAGCCATGGCAGGAAAAGGTCCAAG TCTAATGCCAAACTGAAGCTGGTACGGAGTCTGGCAGTGTGTGAGGAGTCCTCTGGTCCATTCTCCAATGATGGACCTCCAGAATCG GATATCATCCAGCTTCACATCAGCTGTCCGTCAgacaaggaagaggagaagtCCTCAAAGGACGAGTATGAAAatgatgagaaggagaagaaggataAGACTCCGCGAAAGATGCTCTCGCGTG ACTCCAGTCAGGAATACACTGATTCCACGGGCATTGATGTTCACGAGTTTCTGGtcaacacactgaaaaacaatcCCAG GGATCGAATGATGCTGCTCAAACTAGAACAAGATATCCTGGAGTTCATTAATGATGACAA CAACCAGTATAAGAGGTTTCCCCAGATGACTTCTTATCACCGTATGCTGCTGCACCGCGTGGCTGCCTACTTCGGCATGGACCACAATGTGGATCAGACGGGCAAGGCCGTCATCATCAACAAGACGGGCAACACACGCAT ccCTGAGCAAAGGTTCTCTGAACACATCAAGGATGAACGTAATATGGACTTTCAGAAGAAATTCATCCTTAAGAGAGATGATGCCAGCATGGACAAGGATGATAATCAG ATCCGTGTGCCACTGCAGGACGGACGGCGTAGCAAGTCCATTgaagagcgagaggaggagtATCAGCGAGTACGAGACCGGATCTTTGCCCGAGAA TCCTCTCAAAACGGATACATCAACGACAGCAG ACTTTCCACTGAGGGCTACTGCTCTAGCTCTCAAAAGAGGAGGCAGATCTTTAG AGGGAATCGCGAGAGCTCCAGCCGGGCATCTAGCAGTCGTCAAAGCAGCACAGACAGTGACATGAAGTGCCTGGAGCCACGGCCCTGGAGCAGCACCGACTCGGACAGCTCCAACCGCACCCTCCGGCCACCCGTCACTAAGTCCAGCAGCTTCTCTGGCATATCCATCCTTACCAGAGGGGACAGCCTTGGCAGCAACAAAGGTTCACAGGGAAGCTGCAAAGGCTCTCGTTCCG CCTCCCAGTCCAGCCGTAGCCTGCTTCCCTGCCCATCACAGCCACCACAGCAGCCCCAGCCACCGCCTCAGACTGCCCTGCTGCCCACCCCACAGCAACACCCCATGGGTAACCATATGATTGCTCAG CCGGTGGCGTCTCTGCAGCCCTCTCAGCCTGTCTCCTACTCCAGCCCCTCCTGCCCCCAGGTTCTCCTGCCAGTTTCTCCTCCCCAGCAGTACACAATG GGAGAAGAGCTGGCTCCCCAGTTCAGCCAGATGACACTGAGTCGGCAGGGGTCCAGTGAGAACCCTGAGCCTCCCCCTATGTATCAGGCTCCACCCACGGTGCTGTCCCAGCACCCACCTCCTCAGACCGCTTATATCATGGCTACCACGGGTCAGCCTATGCCGCCTCCGTCTGGGTACCAGCCTGCAACTGGACACCCtcaccccccacctccaccaccacctccatcgCAGCCGGTGATGCAGGCTCCACCGCCCCCGCAAGGCTACATGCAGCCCCCTCCACCGCAACAGGTACACCTCTCGCAGGCATCAGGC ATACAGGTGTCATACTACCCCCCTGGTCAATACCCCAGCTCAGGCCAGCAGTACCGTGTGCCCCAGCCCATGTCTCACCAGGTGTCTTATCCTGCCCAGCGCACACAACCTATGCCTCAGCCCACACAGCAGTCAG GTCTCCAGACGATGATGCCCAGCCAGCAGCCGAGCTACCAGAGCATGATGGGTGTGCAGCAGCCCCAAAACCCTGGTCTGCTCAATTCCCAGAGGGCAGGCATGGGAGGACAGATGCAAAGCATAATGGTCCAGTACCCACAGATGCCATCATATCAG GTGCCCGTGGGAAACGAGAATCAGCaggtggtgcagcagcagtaCCAGCAGCAGGTGATGGTACCAGTCAGCCAGTCTGTCCAGGGGCCCATGCCTGTCTACTACAGTGTTATCACACCCACACAGCAGAATAGCACAAG CCCGTCAGTCAGTTATCTGCAGCCCCCCAGCAATGAGCAGTATCAAATCACACAGTCACCATCCCCCTGCAACCCtcagcagttgcagcagcaaTATTCAG GAGTTCCCCCTCCTGGGCCTGGGGTGATGGTCATGCAGCTCAGCGTCCCCAATGGGCCACAGCCTTCCCAGAATCCTCCTCTGGTCCAGTGGAACCCATGCAAATACTATAGCATAGAGCAGAGACCCGGCAAGCCAGGAGAGCTCTACAAACCTGACAACACtccacag GCCAGTACCCAGCTGACAAGTCCCCTGGCCTCCCCCACTCAGTCTCCCACCCCATCTCCCTCTGGCAGTGTCAGCAGCGTCTGTCCAGGCCTCGGACCATTACCCCTCATTTCCCAGTTTCCCCGGCCTGGAGGACCAGCCCAAG GTGATGGGCGCTACTCTCTGCTGGGGCAGCCTCTCCAATACAGCCTCTGTCCGCCAGCCCTCCTACATGGCCAGTCCTCCTACAGCTCCCATCAG GGCCAAGGAGTAATGAAACACGGGGCGcgaggaaagaaacaaacactcaaGTCTGCATCAACAGACCTCGGCACCACTGATGTTG TGGTGAGCCGAGTACTGGAGGTAACGGACCTGCCAGAGGGGATCTCACGTCCAGAGGCCGAGAAGCTCTTCAACCAGCTGTCGATGTGCGGTGCCAAGATCCAGTGGCTGAAGGAGCCACCTGGGGGCCGGGGGGGAGCGGTGGGCTGCGGCCCCTGTCCCGGCGCCGGTCTGTCGGGGCCTGGTGCCTGTGTGGGAGCCGGAGGAGTGAAGGGTGACGGCGGCGACCCAGCTCACCTCTACACGGTGGTGGCGGTGTTCCCCAGCACCATGGCCGCCCAGAGTGCTTCCTTCAAACTCAACAACAGCGGAGCCAGCCTCTTTAAACTGAGGGCAGCCAAAAAGAACTATGACCTGCGTGTGCTCGAGAGAGCCAGTTCTCagtga